TGGGGCCGTCACCGCCTCCGAGATCGCCGCCGGGGCCGTCACCGCGGCGAAGCTGGCCACCAACTCGGTCACCACCGACAAGCTCGCCGCTGGGTCGGTGGCGGCCGGGAAGCTCGCGGCCGACTCCGTCACCGCCCGAGAGATCAAAGCCCTGTCGGTCACCGCCGACAAGCTCGCCGTGAACTCCGTCACCGCCGACAAGATCGCCGCCGGAGCGATCACCGCCACCCAACTTGCCGCCGACGCGATTGACGGCCGCACCATCAAGGGCGTCACCATCGAGGGCGGAACCGTCACCGGCGGCGTCCTACGGACCGCAGCGTCCGGCCGACGAGTGCAGCTGTCACCGACCGACCCGGTCGACGGCAGCGCGGCCCCCTCCGCGCTGCTGTACTCCGGAGCGGTCGCCGAGCAGCAGCCCGCCCGGCTCACTGCGGAAGTCCGTTCCACGCCGGACGGCAACATCCCGATGACGCGCCTGACCGGCCCCCAGCTCACCGCCGACGGCAACCACACCCCGCGGCTGTGGCTCAACTCCGGCTGCCCCGGATCGGCGTACCCCGCCCGTGGCAACTGGACGCTCGGCGTGGCCGGCGAGTACGGGATGGCTGGCGAAGCGGTGGTGTCCGGGACGGCTGGCGACACGACCTCCGGCGCAGCCATCCAGATGAGCGTGCGACGCGCGACCGGCGGCTACAAGACGTCGCTCACCTACCTGACCTCAGAGTCATGGATGATCCAGACCGCCGACCAGATCGCCAACATGTACCTCGACAAGGGCGGTCTGGTCATCAAGGCCCTCCTCGGGGAGGTCCTTCTCCAGACCAGCACCGGCCTGCGCGTCCAGGGCGGCAACGTCGATGTCGGCTACGGGCTGGTGAAGAACTCGAGCACTTGGTCCCCGGTCACGTTCAAACAGGGCTGCTCCCAGCTCGGCGGCTGGCAGTCCGTCACCGTGAAGAAGCGGCCCGACGGCATGGTCGCCCTGCGCGGGATCGTCTCCGTCCCGGCCGGCGTCACCAGCGGCACCATCGGCACCATCGACGACCCGAACCTGCGGCCCAAGGCGGGCGAGGTCTTCCCCGTCGCCACCCCCAGCAACGCGAACGCGAACCTCTTCGTGCAGCCCAACGGCAACCTCGAAGTCTGGAACGCGACCGGGCAGTTCGGCGGGTGGCTGTCCTTCGGGAACGTGGAGTGGAGCAGCGTCGACTGACCAGAGGCTGCCAGGCAGAAGTGGAGGGCCGGTCGTTCGTGACCAGCCCTCCACCCGCGCCCGCTGCCGGTCAGCAGAGGACTTGGCAGACGTAGGCCGTACGATGATCCTGGCGCGGGGAACGCCTGTTCGGAGTTGCAGTGAGCGTCCCGCCGACCGCCGAGCCCACTCTGTGGGAGCTCCAGCGTGCCCTCCTCCAACTCCGCGAGGACCAGCGTGACGGCATCGCCGGACTCCGGGACGACCTTCGCGGCGACTTCCAGGTCCTCGCAGGCCGGATCGAGCAGGCCGTCACCAAGGATGTCTACTCGGCTGACCAGAGGCTTTCCGACCAGCGGCTCGCCGTGGTCGAACGCGACCTGGCGGCGGAGGTCCGGGCCCGCGAGGCAGCCGAGGACGCTACGGCCGCCGCCCGGCGCTGGCTGATCGGCGCCTTCATCGCACCCGTCGTCGTCGCGGCACTCCAGCTGTGGCTGCTCTCGAAGGGCGGCCACACGTAGGCGCTGGCTGACCAGGAGAAACACACAGGTAGGCGCGGGGGAGAAGTGCGCAGACCGTGCAGCTCATCAGCAGGGACCAGTGGGGCGCCCGCCCCCCGAAGTCAGCGTTCACCTACGTCGGCTCCACTCAGGGAGTCAAGATCCACTACGAGGGTACGCACGTGCCCTCCGACCTGGCGTCCGCCGACCAGCACGGCCGGTGCGCCGGGCGGATGCGCGATCTCCAGGCGTCGCACCAGGCCAACACGCAGGAGAAGTACATCTGCGTGGCCTACTCAGCCGTCGTGTGCCCGCACGGCGCGGTGTTCGAGGGTCGGGGCCTGCACCACCTCCAGGGCGCGAACGGACCGGGCCTCAACTCGGCGGACTACAGCGTGTGCGCGATGGTCGGCGACTCCGGCCTCACGCAGCCAACTGACGCGCAGCTGAACGGAATCCGGGACGCGATCGAGTGGCTGCGCGCCTCTGGCGGCGCCGGTGACCGGATCCTCGGCCACCGCGATGGCTTCCCGACCGACTGCCCGGGCGGACCCCTCTACGAGTGGGTGAAGGCCGGTGCACCTCGCCCCGGCGCCGGCACCGGGCCGGTCGCCCCGCCGCCGCCCATGGGCGGGTTCCCGGCGTGGCCCGGCCGCTACCTGCGCAACTACACGTCCGGTGAGGACGTGCGGGCGTGGCAGCAGCGGATGGCGCAGCGCGGCTGGCGGATCGGCGTCGACGGCGAGTTCGGCCCCGCGTCGGAGAAGGTCTGCCGCGCCTTTCAGGCCGAAAAGGGCCTCGGCCAGGACGGTGTCGTTGGGCCCGCGACGTGGTCGGCAGCGTGGTCGGCCCCGGTGACCTGACCGGGGCAGCTGGCTGGGCAGTAGTACATCGTCACTTGGTGCGCGGGGGAGAAACGCGAACCATCTTGGCTACACCACTGAGCGCCGACGGCTTCCTCAACTCCCTTCGTGGAGAGGGTCTTTCGGTCGCCGAGGTCGGTGACTGGCGCACCCACAACCGCAACCACAAGGGCGCGTGGGGGCCGGTCCACGGCATCGTGATCCACCACACCGCCACCTCCGGCACCGACGCCTCCGTGGCAATCTGCCGTGACGGCTACGCCGGGCTGCCCGGCCCGCTGTGCCACGGCGTCGTCGCCCGTGACGGCGGCGTGCACCTGGTCGGCTTCGGCCGGACCAACCACGCCGGCGCCGGAGACGGCGACGTGCTCGCGGCGGTCATCGCCGAACGGAACCTGCCCCCGGCCGACCAGGCCGACACCGACGGCAACGCCCGCTTCTACGGCTTCGAGTGCGTCAACACCGGTACCGGCTCCGATGGTTGGCCGGACGTGCAGGTCGAGGCGATGGTGCGGGCCGCCGCCGCGATCTGCCGGGCGCACGGCTGGACCGAGCAGTCCGTCATCGCCCACAAGGAGTGGCAGCCGGGCAAGCCGGACCCCCGCGGCATCGACATGGGCGAGTTCCGGGCCCGCGTTGCCGCCCGCCTCGGCAACCGGCCCACCCCGCCGCAGCCGTCCGGCCCGCCGGTGTTCCCCGGCCGGGACGTCTTCGGGCCGGGCCGGGAGAACGACTCGATCCTCCAGCTCGGCCAGCAGCTCGTCCGCAAGGGCTTCGGCGGCGCCTACAAGGTCGGGCCGTCCCGTTCCTGGGGCGAAGCCGACCGGCTCAACGTCGCCAGCTTCCAGCGGTCCCAGGGCTGGTCCGGCGCGGATGCCGACGGCTTGCCGGGCCCGGCCACCTGGAGCCGACTGTGGTCCTGACCAACACCACTGCCAATTCAAGGAGTTCAGTGAACCTCTACGCCTCTCTCGTGCGCACCGGTGTGCCTGCCCTGGTGGGCTGGCTCGTCGTCACCGCTGCCCGGTACGGCCTCGACCTCGACCCGACTGCGCTCGCCGGGGTGCTGCTCCCGGTCGTCTCCTTCGCGTACTACGCGCTGTTCCGGCTCGCGGAGCACTTTGTGTCGCCGCGCTGGGGCTGGCTGCTCGGCTACGCGAAGCCGCCGGCATACCCGGGCGGAAAGGCCGTCCTGCCGCAGTGACCCTCGCGGCCGGGTGGATCGCTGCTCGGTGATCCGCCCGGCCGCGCTCGCCGGGGTGTGCCGCCCACGAGTAACCCGCCTTCCGCAGTCGCGGGGCGAGCCGAAAGGGGTCGCAAGACCGTACTTCCCCGGAGACAAGTTGGGCCCCCGTTCCGTATGGAATGGGGGCCCGACCTCTTGGACCTTCGACTCTAGCACCCCGAATTCGGCGCCTGGTCTCCGAGACCCTGCCGCATAGACTTAATACTCACATGTCGGAGAGTGTAGGGAGTGGCGCAGTGGGTGGTACTGGATGGAAGCCGGTGATCGTGGGCGGGCAGGAGCTCGCGGCGATCTACGACGGGCCGCCGCGCAACACGGCGCAGTGGCTTCAGCGGGGATCGCTGGACTACGAGGACGCGAAGATCATCAGCGGCCGGGCCTACTGGACGCTCCAGTTCGCGGTCGCGCTTGGCGAGCGGTTCACGCGCCCGAAGGAGCCGAACATGGCGGTGGTCGAGGAACTGCTGCGGGAGCAGGCCCCGGGGCGGAGTCTGGTGTCGGCCCTTGCCGTGCATCTGGCGGACCTGCCGCCGATCGTGGGCAAGCAGGAGTTCGTCGCCATGATCGTCGACGAGGACGCGATGCACGGCCTGCCGAGGCTGGACCACGCGCTCAAGACGGGGACGTTTCCCGCGCCGGACTGGAAGCTGTCCGGCTCCCCGCTGTGGCTGCTGGACACTGCCCTTGAGGGGGCCGCTCGGATGAACGCGGCGCCGAAGGCCAAGCCGCTGGTCATCGACGCAGAGGTGGAGAAGAGCCTGCGTGAGGGCACTTACGCCGGGCCCGGTTCGGTGATCTTGACCAGGGGTGTCGCGAAGAAGAGTTGACCATCCCATGGAGAGAGTATAGAATCTAGGCATGAGGTGAGCGACGGGCTCGCCGATCGAGACTGGGAGGTTTCCATGACAGTGCGACCTTCGCCTCGCTGAGACATCGAGGGCGGCGCCCGCCGGCTCCCCGCGAGGGGGTGTCGGCAAGGGATTCGACTTGTATGGGGAATCTTCGTAGTATCCCCATCACGTCGAGGGGAGAGAGCACGTGCTTGCCGTCACGCAGGACCACCTGCCCGGCCTGGAGGCCGTCCGCCAAGTCGTCCTGCCCGGCCCGCAAGAGCCTCGGCACGGCACGATCCAGGAGCGGTTCGAGCAGTTCCACGACCTCAACCCGTGGGTGCTCACCGAACTGGAGCGGCTGACAGCCGAGTGCATCGAAGCGCGCTTCTCGAAGATCAGCCTCGGCATGCTCTTCGAACTGGTCCGCTACAGCTACGGCCGCGCCACCCTCAGCGCCGACGACTTCGCTCTGAACAACGACTACAGGTCGCGCTACGCCCGCCTGCTCATCGAGCGCCACCCCGAGTGGGCCCCACATATCGAAGTCCGCGCCCTGCGCACGGACTGACGCACCACCTGACCTCTTGGAGAAGTCACCGTGCCACCGAAGATCAAGTCCCGTAAGCCCACCTGCGTCATCCCCTACCCGTTCCTCCTGATCGAGGGCGAGGAAGGCGCCGGCAAGACGTACTCGGCGTTCGCGCTCTCCGCCTCGGAGCGGATCGGCCAGATGTACGTCATCGACCTGTCCGAGGGTTCCGCCGACGAGTACGGCGCGATACCCGGAGCCCGCTACGAAGTCATCGACCATGACGGCACCTACCAGGACATCGCCGAGCAGGTCGAGGCCATCCGGGAAGAGGCCCAACGGGCCGCCGCAGCCGGAGAGAAGCCCGTCGTCCTGGTCATCGACTCCGGCACTGCCCTGTGGCGGATGCTGTCCAACTGGGCGAACGAGCGGGCCAAGCGCACCGCGCGCAACCGCGACAAGCTGCGCAACGACCCGGACGCCAACGTCGATGTGACCCGCAACCTCTGGAACGACAGCACCAACCGCTGGTACCGGATCATCCAGGCGATGCAGACGTTCCCCGGCATCGCCATCATCCTCGCCCGCGGCAGGGACATCTCGGCGACGGGCGAGGACGGGCAGCCGCTGCTGGACGACCGGCGCCGCGTCGTGCGGGAGTGGAAGGTCGGCGCGCAGAAGGACATCGGCTTCGACGTGTCCGCCTGGGTCCGGATGCGGCGAGACCAGACGCCCGAGCTGGTCAAGGCCCGCACGCTCAGGTTCCGCGTGGAGAGCGGCAAGCCGATGCCGCTGCCCGGCTTCTCCGTCGAGCGGCTGGTGTTCGACCTGCTGGGCTGCTCCACTGCCAGCCAGCCCCGCGACATGCCGGTGCTGGTCGGCGATCGCACCGGCCCGTGGATGGAGCGGATCACCGCTGCGACGAGCCGCGACGACTGCCTCGCCCTGTGGACCGAACTGGACGCCGGGGCGGAGACGGGCCTGACCGAACCGGAGTGGAACACCGTCCGGGGGGCCGTCAGGGCGCGGGTCGCCGAACTCGCAGCCCCCAAGCCGGGCATGGACGACGCCCCGGACAGCGACGCCGCCCGGCTGCGGGCCGCCGCCGAGGCTCAGCAGGCCGAAGCCGACGCCGAAGTCCTCGGCGACCCGCCGACCTCGACGCCGGCACCCGCCGCCGCGTAGCGGAGCCGTGCCGGGCCGCCCCGAACAGGGCGGGCCCGGACCTGCCCGTACGAGCCATGAACAGCGACTTCCGCTCGGCGCCCCTGTGCCACGGCGCGGCCTGCCATGCCCGCTGCGACTGCTGCACCGAATGCGGCTGGCCTCCCGAGGACTGGTGCCCAGGCTGCGCGGGCTGCGCCTGTGTCGGCGGCTGCGACTGCCCGCCGCTCGCCTCGGGCCTGCGGTAGAGCCGTCCCCTCTCCGGGGCGGGGCCCCGACACGGGGCCTCGCCTCGCCCCTTGACCTCTTGGAGCAGTACACCCATGTCCACCCCCGTTCTGGAACGGCCTGAGTCGCCGTCCATTTGGGTCGCGGCCGACGCCGCCGATCAGGCCCGGCCCCGGTCCCGGCAGCGCCAGCTCGGCGCCTCCGACCTCGTGTGCGAGCGCCGGGCCGCGTACATCTACCACGGCTGGGAGCGCACCGACCACGTCGTCAGCCCCGCCGCGATGCTCGGCACCTACATCCACGAAGGGCTGACGACCGCCGCCCGCCGGGAGTTCGGCTGGCTGGTGGAGAAGAAGGTCGCCGACGCGGCGATCCGCGGCAGCATCGACGTGGTTCAGCTCGACCGGGTCACCGCCCGCCAGCTCCCGCGCCGCCTGCGCCCCAAGGTGCCTGCCGACGTGATCACCGTCGAGGACATCAAGACCCGCACCATCTACCGCTGGGACGAGGTGCTGCGGTACGGGGCGACCGCCGGTGAGCTGCGCCAGGTCATGACGTACGCCCGGCTCCTGTCCACCGGAGGGTTCTCCGACGACGGCGGGCAGCGGGTTCTGGCCCGGCTCGGCCCGCTGCGCGTCGAGCGGATCCGGCTGCGCTTCATCTGCCGCGACAACGGCGAGGAGTACATCCAGGAAGTCCCGTACGACCCGGAGATCGCCGAAGAGGCCGTGTGGTGGCTGGAGCGGATCGCTGACACCGAGCACCCCGAGGAAGCGCACCGCACGTTTCTTGGGCCCGGCATCGACGCGCAGTGCGACTTCTGCCCGTTCGCCACGGCCTGCTGGGGCCAGCCGGCGGGCGGGCGGCCGGTGCAGGCCAACATCGTCCACAACGACGCCGACGTGGCGATGCACCTGGCGGACTACGTCAACGCCCACCGCGAGTGGGCGGACGCCGACCGCGTCAAGAAGTTCGTGCGCCGGGCCGTCGACGGCGTGAAGGCGGGCCCGTACGGCCGCAACGTCCTGGCCTGGCAGGGCGAGGACAAGAAGGCGGAGGAGCCCGATATCCGGGCCATGATCGAGATTTTCGACAGCCTCGACGCACCCATCCCCACCGTCCCGGACACGGACCGGATGGTGAAGGCCCTCGTCTCCGCTGGCATCGCCGTGCCGCTGCGCACGGTCACCAAGAAGGCGTCCCGCCGGATCGACGTACGGGCGGCCCGGGAGTGAGCAGGGCTCGCCACCGCACCGCACCGCGCCACCGAGGGGGAAGGCCCGCATGTCGATTCACCTGATGCTCATCGCGGCCTACCTGCCGCCGGACATGGTCACGCCGACGGAGAAGCTCGCGCTGATGAAGATCTGTGACAGCGCCGACGAGGAGACCCGCATATCGCGGCCGGGCCTGCACCGGCTGGCGGCCTGGACCGGGATCAGCGAGAAGCGCACGATCACACTGGTCACCCAGCTGGTGAAGAAGGGCTTGGTGGAGCGGATCGAGGTCGGCAAGATCGGCCGGACGGCGGTGTACCGGGTGTTCCCGCTGGTGCTGCCGACGCTGCCGCAGACGGATGAGCTGCACGAGCGGCGCAAGGCGGCCTCCACGGCGCCGCGCAACCCCCGGCTCGCCCGGCCGGGTGTCGCCCGCTCCAAGCCGGCGGCCCCGGCGCGCACCTACGTGGATGTCGAGAAGCGGGAGGCGCGGGCCGCCGAGCGCGGTGGGTTCCCCCAGGGCGACCCATCACCGGACCGGTCCTGGGTTCCCCCGGGGGAACCCAGTCAGTTCCCCCAAGGGAACCCAGTCAGTTCCCCCGGGGGAACCCCTTTCTTTCCTTCTGTTCCTACCTCTGTCGTTCCTACCCCCCTACCCCCCACGGCTGACGCCGCAGGGGAAGGTCCGCCACGCGAGGGGAGGCCGGGCCGGGCGTGCCCACGGCACAAGCGGGTGGCGAAGAACTGCCGGGCGTGCGGGACCAGCGCCCGGGTGGAACGGGAGGTGGAGGAGAGGCATCGTCGCGAGGAGGCGCACCGCGCCGAGCAAGCGCGGATGGAGGAGTTCCTGCGTGATGGCGCGGCGCAGCGCCGACAGGCCGAGGAGCGGCCGGAGGAGGTGCAGAGCGCGAAGGCGAAGGCGCTGGAAGTTGCACGGGGAGCCCGCCAACGCAGCAAATATTACGAGTAGATAACGGGAGTCCGAGAGTTGTGCCACCCCTGCGAGAGAGTATAGAATCTAATCACGAGATGGGGAGAGGCCCCCTCGGTCAGGAAAGGACATCGAGATGCTGCCCGCGCTCATCACCACCAACGACTCCCACGGCCGCTGGACCTACGCCCTCGACTACAGCAGCATCCTCGACCCGCTCGTCCGGGCTATCGCCATCGAGCGCGCCGGCAGTGAGGACGTCGACCGCGACCTCGACGAAATCGCCCAGCTGGCCGGTCGCGTGAAGGCCGCGCCGGACGAGGATGCCGCCGACAGCGATGCCGCCGAACTCTCCTGGCGGGTCGACCAGTTCGTGGCCTCCCTCGGCCACGGCCGCCGCGACCTGCCCGCCGAGCCGAACCGCTTCGACATCGGGAACGCCCGGGTCGCCGCGCTCAACATGCGCGCCATGGCCGACGCGCTCACCGCCTGGGCCGACCGGCACACCGCCGCGCAGGCCGCCTGACCCCCGTGGCCGGGGGGCCGCAGTCCCCCCGGCCACGACTTGTATGGGAACTCAATCAAGAGTCCCCCGCTTGACTGGAGATCCGCCGTGACGCCGCCCAACCACCTCGTCCTCGCCCCCTGGTACAGCCCGATCGTCGACCTCGCCCGCCACCGCGGCGTCACCTTCCACATCGCCACCAGCCGCCAGCACGCCAGCCTCCACCTCCACCTGCCCGACGGCTCCCTCCTCGCCATCACCGACGACGGAGTCGGCGGAGCCACCGCCCGCAAGCCCAGCGGCACCACCGGCTGGAAGGCCATCCGAACCCTGCCCACCGGCCACCGCACCGCCCTCTACGACTCCACCCTCCTCGGCCGGTACCACCACCTCGGAACCGACCCCGACCCCCTGCTCGGCGTCCTCGCCCGCTACCTCCCGCCCCCACCCGCCATGCCGGACCCGCGCACCCGCCGCAGCCACCTGCTGCGCCGCCTCCTGCGCCTCACCTGACCCACCCGACCACCAGCACCACCGCCCGACGACCTCTTGGAGAACCCCGTGCCACTCGCAGCCGTGCCCGACCACAACCGCGTCAGCGACCCCGCCTGGCTTGCCCTCTATGCCATCTACGAGCCCCTGATCACCCCGCTTCGCCGCCGGGGCCTCGTCACCGACATCGACGGCTGCGGAGGCCAGGACCTGATCCTCGCGAAGCTGCCCGACGGCACCCACCTGGCGATCGGCCCCGGCGCCGAAGCCGGCGGGCTGCCCAGCCACATCGACAGCATCACCGAGTGGCTGGTCGTCCGCGAGAGTGACGACAACCCGACCGTCCACCACGTCGTCTACGACTCCACGCCCACCGGGCCCGACGCGCCGCACGGGGCGTTCCTCGCCCCGCTCATGGTCTCCATCGACGCGTTCCTCGTCAGCCGCGGCATGCTCCCCGAGCCCGTTCCCCACTCGGCCGTC
This genomic interval from Kitasatospora gansuensis contains the following:
- a CDS encoding peptidoglycan recognition protein family protein, with the protein product MQLISRDQWGARPPKSAFTYVGSTQGVKIHYEGTHVPSDLASADQHGRCAGRMRDLQASHQANTQEKYICVAYSAVVCPHGAVFEGRGLHHLQGANGPGLNSADYSVCAMVGDSGLTQPTDAQLNGIRDAIEWLRASGGAGDRILGHRDGFPTDCPGGPLYEWVKAGAPRPGAGTGPVAPPPPMGGFPAWPGRYLRNYTSGEDVRAWQQRMAQRGWRIGVDGEFGPASEKVCRAFQAEKGLGQDGVVGPATWSAAWSAPVT
- a CDS encoding peptidoglycan-binding protein, encoding MATPLSADGFLNSLRGEGLSVAEVGDWRTHNRNHKGAWGPVHGIVIHHTATSGTDASVAICRDGYAGLPGPLCHGVVARDGGVHLVGFGRTNHAGAGDGDVLAAVIAERNLPPADQADTDGNARFYGFECVNTGTGSDGWPDVQVEAMVRAAAAICRAHGWTEQSVIAHKEWQPGKPDPRGIDMGEFRARVAARLGNRPTPPQPSGPPVFPGRDVFGPGRENDSILQLGQQLVRKGFGGAYKVGPSRSWGEADRLNVASFQRSQGWSGADADGLPGPATWSRLWS
- a CDS encoding AAA family ATPase, whose protein sequence is MPPKIKSRKPTCVIPYPFLLIEGEEGAGKTYSAFALSASERIGQMYVIDLSEGSADEYGAIPGARYEVIDHDGTYQDIAEQVEAIREEAQRAAAAGEKPVVLVIDSGTALWRMLSNWANERAKRTARNRDKLRNDPDANVDVTRNLWNDSTNRWYRIIQAMQTFPGIAIILARGRDISATGEDGQPLLDDRRRVVREWKVGAQKDIGFDVSAWVRMRRDQTPELVKARTLRFRVESGKPMPLPGFSVERLVFDLLGCSTASQPRDMPVLVGDRTGPWMERITAATSRDDCLALWTELDAGAETGLTEPEWNTVRGAVRARVAELAAPKPGMDDAPDSDAARLRAAAEAQQAEADAEVLGDPPTSTPAPAAA
- a CDS encoding helix-turn-helix domain-containing protein gives rise to the protein MSIHLMLIAAYLPPDMVTPTEKLALMKICDSADEETRISRPGLHRLAAWTGISEKRTITLVTQLVKKGLVERIEVGKIGRTAVYRVFPLVLPTLPQTDELHERRKAASTAPRNPRLARPGVARSKPAAPARTYVDVEKREARAAERGGFPQGDPSPDRSWVPPGEPSQFPQGNPVSSPGGTPFFPSVPTSVVPTPLPPTADAAGEGPPREGRPGRACPRHKRVAKNCRACGTSARVEREVEERHRREEAHRAEQARMEEFLRDGAAQRRQAEERPEEVQSAKAKALEVARGARQRSKYYE